One Synergistaceae bacterium DNA segment encodes these proteins:
- the pduL gene encoding phosphate propanoyltransferase, with protein sequence MPDIVSLVLKAINSAALVQVEVSARHVHLAAEDVEALFGKGEGLTPAKQLSQPGEYLSEERVCLIGPKGRLDNIAVLGPVRSRTQIELSRSDAIAIGVPAPLRESGDLDGSAQVTIEGPKGSITALHGAIVAQRHVHVPPDVAEIHGFHDKERVSVQLYTDRPVILQDVILRVGDNYRYKMHIDFDEANAAGVSGFTLGRILR encoded by the coding sequence ATGCCCGACATAGTATCACTAGTTCTTAAGGCGATAAACAGTGCAGCTCTTGTACAGGTAGAAGTCTCAGCCAGACATGTTCATCTTGCCGCAGAGGATGTTGAGGCTCTCTTTGGAAAAGGTGAGGGGCTGACGCCGGCAAAGCAACTCTCTCAGCCGGGAGAGTACCTGTCAGAAGAACGTGTATGCCTGATCGGTCCAAAGGGGAGGCTGGACAACATTGCTGTTCTCGGTCCTGTCCGTTCGAGGACGCAAATAGAGCTTTCAAGGAGCGATGCGATCGCGATAGGAGTACCGGCTCCGCTCCGTGAATCGGGAGATCTGGACGGATCCGCACAAGTTACGATTGAAGGTCCGAAAGGCAGCATAACGGCTTTGCATGGAGCAATTGTAGCCCAAAGACATGTACATGTTCCCCCTGATGTCGCAGAGATCCACGGATTTCACGACAAGGAACGTGTCAGCGTACAGTTATATACTGACAGGCCCGTCATTCTGCAGGATGTTATTTTAAGGGTGGGCGACAACTATCGCTATAAGATGCATATTGATTTTGACGAGGCAAACGCGGCAGGGGTAAGCGGCTTCACTCTTGGCAGGATATTAAGGTAA
- the eutC gene encoding ethanolamine ammonia-lyase subunit EutC, with amino-acid sequence MIEQNALRGIIEQVLSEMNISGMSAPVKPAPLCRADSGCEEGFIPDVTEVDIRKQYLVENPVNRDAYYELKQYAPCRLGIGKAGARYKTDPVLQFRAAHSAAQDAVFSVVDQEFLEKMGLFSVRSQCDNKDIFLTRPDLGRKLNDEAVETIKQKCKKNPTVQIFVSDGLSSASVSANIADLLPAIMQGLSSYGIDVGTPFFLEYGRVGAMDHVTEITGATVTCVLIGERPGLITAESMSAYITYKGTVGMPEARRSVVSNIHKAGTPSVEAGAHVAELIKTVLDRKSCGTDLKL; translated from the coding sequence ATGATTGAACAAAATGCACTCAGAGGGATAATCGAGCAGGTACTCAGCGAAATGAATATATCAGGCATGTCGGCACCGGTCAAACCGGCACCGCTGTGCAGAGCAGACTCCGGTTGCGAGGAAGGGTTCATTCCTGATGTTACGGAAGTGGACATCCGTAAACAGTATCTTGTTGAGAATCCGGTCAACAGGGACGCCTATTACGAACTTAAGCAATACGCTCCGTGCCGCCTTGGAATAGGCAAGGCCGGTGCACGCTATAAGACGGACCCTGTACTGCAGTTTCGCGCGGCTCACTCTGCAGCTCAGGATGCAGTCTTCTCTGTCGTTGATCAAGAATTTCTCGAAAAGATGGGGCTTTTCTCAGTAAGATCCCAGTGTGACAACAAAGACATATTTCTTACAAGACCGGATCTTGGCAGGAAGCTGAATGACGAAGCGGTAGAGACCATTAAGCAGAAATGTAAGAAAAACCCGACTGTCCAGATTTTTGTATCCGACGGACTAAGCTCGGCATCAGTCTCAGCTAATATTGCCGATTTGCTGCCGGCGATAATGCAGGGCCTTTCGAGCTACGGCATCGATGTCGGAACTCCCTTTTTCCTTGAGTACGGACGGGTAGGGGCTATGGATCATGTCACAGAGATCACAGGTGCGACAGTGACCTGCGTTCTCATTGGCGAACGTCCCGGGCTTATCACTGCAGAATCAATGTCCGCATACATTACATATAAGGGAACAGTCGGAATGCCTGAAGCACGACGCTCAGTCGTGTCAAATATCCACAAGGCTGGCACTCCTTCAGTTGAAGCGGGAGCTCACGTCGCAGAACTGATAAAGACGGTGCTCGACCGCAAAAGCTGCGGGACAGATCTGAAATTGTAG
- a CDS encoding BMC domain-containing protein: MKNALGMIELGSIARGIESCDCMLKAAKVELLRATSFCPGKYMVIIAGDTDGVTSSIKAGKICAAECLIDTLLIPNIHPQVIPAVSLTSQITEFKAVGVLEFYSVASAIIAADTAAKAANITLIEVRVGFAIGGKGFVTLTGDVGSVRAAVDAASKCTELLVGTSVIPHPDPRVLSSLL, from the coding sequence ATGAAAAATGCATTGGGAATGATAGAACTTGGAAGCATCGCGCGTGGGATCGAATCATGTGACTGTATGCTCAAGGCTGCAAAAGTTGAATTGCTGCGAGCGACTTCATTTTGCCCCGGCAAATACATGGTAATAATCGCAGGGGATACTGACGGCGTGACATCGTCGATCAAGGCGGGCAAGATATGTGCGGCAGAATGCCTCATAGACACCCTGCTTATTCCAAATATCCATCCTCAAGTCATTCCAGCTGTCTCTCTAACCTCACAGATCACGGAGTTCAAGGCCGTTGGAGTGCTTGAATTCTATTCTGTGGCATCGGCCATAATTGCAGCAGATACTGCCGCGAAGGCGGCAAACATTACACTGATCGAAGTCCGTGTGGGATTTGCAATAGGCGGCAAGGGATTCGTCACATTGACCGGCGATGTAGGTTCAGTGCGCGCGGCAGTCGATGCCGCAAGCAAGTGTACAGAACTTCTGGTCGGCACTTCTGTGATACCTCATCCCGACCCGCGAGTTCTGAGTTCACTGCTATGA
- the eutM gene encoding ethanolamine utilization microcompartment protein EutM, whose protein sequence is MSNNQQALGMVETKGLVASIEASDAMVKAANVTLIGKVHVGGGLVTVMVRGDVGAVKAATDAGAAAAERVGELISVHVIPRPHEEVESILPSPEK, encoded by the coding sequence ATGTCAAACAACCAGCAGGCACTCGGAATGGTCGAAACAAAGGGGCTCGTAGCTTCTATTGAAGCATCAGATGCAATGGTAAAGGCAGCAAACGTGACCCTTATAGGAAAAGTACACGTAGGTGGGGGGCTTGTAACAGTAATGGTGCGCGGTGATGTCGGGGCAGTCAAGGCAGCTACTGATGCAGGCGCAGCTGCAGCAGAGAGAGTCGGCGAACTTATCTCCGTACATGTTATACCGCGTCCGCACGAGGAAGTTGAATCGATCCTTCCAAGCCCGGAGAAGTAA
- a CDS encoding ATP-binding protein, whose product MKVITEAILRDELRAVQPESYKVPEGKMLSPAAREYLQQRKIKIDLTAMKLRYNPVPEANEASEKTKAATVPSGHSEITDHGCAGRFTDFETGAYYNEKPEYMTHLHGSELVPKDHPRIVFRGKLDSTQALAVLDQAVIKESGGSTNLIKDIGEILSVMRNIMRCEVTNEPFLNDSVLGLTYAELRARSHDPMKYYSIKQMVLPDHTLGKEYALLNQLRTSIREVEVSAAAAFKIKGGYERKDIIEGLNRLSSAIHVMMCMYLAGDYQTM is encoded by the coding sequence ATGAAGGTCATCACAGAAGCCATTCTGCGAGATGAATTGCGTGCTGTACAACCGGAATCTTACAAAGTCCCCGAGGGGAAGATGCTCTCCCCTGCTGCACGCGAATACCTTCAGCAGCGCAAGATAAAAATTGACCTTACTGCTATGAAACTAAGGTATAACCCGGTCCCAGAAGCGAACGAAGCATCGGAAAAAACAAAAGCAGCCACCGTGCCGTCCGGTCACTCTGAGATCACGGACCATGGTTGTGCAGGCAGATTCACTGATTTTGAAACAGGCGCTTATTATAATGAAAAGCCGGAGTACATGACGCACCTCCATGGAAGTGAACTTGTACCGAAGGACCATCCAAGGATAGTCTTCCGTGGAAAACTTGACAGTACACAGGCGTTGGCTGTACTCGACCAGGCTGTCATAAAGGAATCCGGCGGCAGCACGAATCTCATTAAAGATATCGGGGAGATACTTAGTGTAATGCGCAATATAATGCGCTGCGAGGTAACGAACGAACCGTTCCTGAACGACAGCGTTCTTGGCCTCACTTACGCTGAACTTCGCGCCCGTTCGCACGATCCGATGAAATATTATTCAATAAAGCAGATGGTGCTGCCGGATCACACGCTTGGAAAGGAATATGCTCTTCTAAACCAGCTTAGGACTTCGATTCGTGAAGTGGAAGTATCGGCTGCGGCGGCTTTCAAGATCAAAGGCGGATACGAACGCAAGGATATCATAGAAGGGCTGAACAGGCTCTCAAGTGCAATACACGTAATGATGTGCATGTATCTGGCTGGTGACTATCAGACAATGTAA
- the eutL gene encoding ethanolamine utilization microcompartment protein EutL, producing MKRDPLPAKVLATKIIPNVDHDLAKSLGLKPEQKSIALLTADCDDVTYTALDEATKAADVKVVYAKSFYGGAANANTKLAGEIIGILAGPNPAEVKSGLAAAVNMIENVAHFVSANEDDSIPYYAFCISRTGSYLSESAGVPEGEALAYLIAPPLEALYGVDAALKAADVTMCVLYSPPSETNFGGALLTGSQSACKSACEAFAAAVEFVAENPRQ from the coding sequence ATGAAGAGAGACCCATTACCGGCCAAAGTACTTGCAACCAAAATAATACCCAACGTTGATCATGATCTCGCGAAATCACTTGGGCTCAAGCCGGAACAGAAATCGATAGCCCTGCTTACGGCCGACTGTGACGATGTCACATATACCGCATTGGACGAAGCCACGAAAGCGGCTGATGTTAAGGTGGTATATGCGAAGAGCTTCTACGGCGGAGCTGCAAACGCAAATACAAAGCTTGCCGGAGAGATAATCGGGATACTTGCCGGGCCAAACCCTGCCGAAGTCAAGAGCGGACTCGCGGCAGCAGTTAATATGATCGAGAATGTCGCACATTTTGTGTCAGCAAACGAGGATGATTCCATACCGTATTATGCTTTCTGCATATCACGCACAGGTTCATACCTCTCAGAAAGTGCAGGCGTGCCCGAAGGAGAAGCCCTTGCATACCTGATCGCCCCCCCGCTCGAAGCCCTCTATGGTGTAGATGCTGCACTGAAAGCGGCAGATGTCACCATGTGTGTTCTTTATAGTCCCCCGTCAGAGACGAACTTCGGAGGCGCACTTCTCACCGGCAGCCAGTCAGCCTGTAAGTCGGCATGCGAAGCTTTTGCGGCAGCCGTCGAGTTTGTCGCGGAAAACCCAAGACAGTAG
- the eutM gene encoding ethanolamine utilization microcompartment protein EutM, whose amino-acid sequence MAELQALGMVETKGLVASIEASDAMVKAANVKLIGKVHVGGGLVTVMVRGDVGAVKAATDAGAAAAERVGQLISVHVIPRPHEEVEFILPKLHD is encoded by the coding sequence ATGGCAGAGCTTCAGGCACTGGGGATGGTCGAAACAAAGGGGCTTGTGGCATCGATAGAAGCTTCCGATGCTATGGTCAAAGCAGCTAATGTAAAACTGATCGGCAAAGTTCATGTGGGAGGAGGACTTGTTACAGTAATGGTGCGCGGTGATGTCGGAGCTGTAAAGGCAGCTACTGACGCAGGTGCCGCTGCGGCAGAAAGGGTCGGTCAGCTTATCTCCGTGCATGTAATACCGCGTCCGCATGAAGAAGTTGAGTTCATACTTCCAAAACTTCACGACTAG
- the eutJ gene encoding ethanolamine utilization protein EutJ, which yields MPDLERINTYMKRVAESGKKTFKPAEPVYKCGLDLGTAYIVLVVLDKDDNPVVCEEQAADVLRDGVVVDYAGALKVVKELKTRAEKRLGDELVNCAIAMPAGTLSSVRTHRYVAEGAGFEVTNILDEPSAANSIYCISNGAVVDIGGGTTGLAVLNDGVVTEIYDEPTGGIHLTLVIAGNYHIPLPEAEKLKTDFSRHREMLPVVKAVMEKMATIVMKHIDRQATEAIYLCGGTSCFTDIETVFENVTGIRTVKTAYPLLVTPAGIAVNCKV from the coding sequence ATGCCAGATCTCGAAAGGATCAACACCTATATGAAAAGGGTGGCAGAGTCCGGGAAAAAAACCTTTAAGCCGGCAGAACCGGTATATAAGTGCGGACTAGATCTTGGAACCGCTTATATAGTGCTTGTGGTGCTGGATAAGGATGATAACCCGGTAGTATGTGAAGAACAGGCAGCTGATGTGCTCAGAGACGGAGTTGTCGTGGATTATGCAGGGGCGCTGAAGGTCGTAAAGGAATTGAAGACACGTGCGGAAAAGCGCCTGGGAGACGAACTTGTAAACTGTGCCATAGCAATGCCTGCAGGCACCTTGAGCAGTGTTCGCACACATCGATATGTGGCGGAAGGAGCAGGTTTTGAAGTGACAAATATTTTGGACGAACCCTCCGCTGCCAATTCAATATACTGCATCAGCAATGGAGCCGTGGTGGACATTGGCGGAGGAACAACAGGCCTCGCCGTACTTAATGACGGAGTCGTTACCGAAATATACGACGAACCCACCGGAGGCATACACCTGACGCTCGTTATCGCAGGCAACTATCATATCCCGTTACCTGAAGCCGAAAAGTTAAAGACAGACTTCTCACGTCACAGGGAAATGCTGCCGGTCGTTAAAGCTGTCATGGAAAAAATGGCGACGATAGTGATGAAGCATATCGACAGGCAGGCGACAGAGGCGATCTATTTATGCGGGGGGACAAGCTGCTTTACGGACATAGAAACAGTTTTTGAAAACGTTACCGGCATCAGGACAGTCAAAACGGCTTATCCGCTCCTTGTGACACCTGCGGGGATTGCTGTCAACTGCAAAGTTTGA
- a CDS encoding ethanolamine utilization protein EutH, protein MFQELIDNITNTGVFTESLSGWVTNLSVNTVIIFIMMIFMIVGAVDKIRGNKLGYGEEFDNGFNAMGPLAIAMAGVVAAAPVLAIILKPFIVPIYNMVGADASMFATTLLACDMGGYPLAMKLASNESVGNFAGLILGTMMGPTIVFTIPVALSIIKPEDRPYLGAGILAGLITVPIGCIAGGLVMNMTPYKIALGTVLVNLIPVIIIAGLICIGLWVIPDTMIRGFNKFGTAVTILITIFTAIAVFEYLTGIRFPLFDIMVDPEKNDGVVPLESGLLICGQIAIVLIGAFPMVKWITRTFGKALEKVGSALGMNEVASAGMVANLANNIAMFNIMDQMDPKGKLLNVAFAVSAAFVFGDHLGFTAGVNKEMIFPVIVGKLVAGVTALILANILSPKLLSKIKTGDKA, encoded by the coding sequence ATGTTTCAGGAGTTGATCGATAATATTACTAACACCGGAGTCTTTACGGAAAGTTTAAGCGGCTGGGTAACTAACCTCTCTGTCAACACTGTAATCATATTTATCATGATGATTTTTATGATCGTTGGAGCGGTCGATAAGATCCGCGGCAATAAATTGGGATACGGTGAAGAATTTGACAACGGATTCAACGCTATGGGGCCCCTTGCGATCGCAATGGCCGGAGTCGTGGCGGCAGCGCCTGTTCTTGCAATAATTCTTAAACCGTTCATCGTGCCTATTTACAATATGGTGGGAGCAGACGCATCCATGTTTGCCACAACTTTGCTTGCGTGTGACATGGGGGGATATCCGCTTGCCATGAAACTTGCGTCGAACGAATCAGTAGGCAACTTTGCAGGGCTTATTCTTGGAACGATGATGGGGCCGACCATTGTGTTCACGATCCCTGTCGCGCTCTCCATCATAAAGCCTGAAGACCGCCCGTACCTTGGTGCCGGCATACTTGCAGGACTTATTACGGTTCCGATCGGGTGCATAGCAGGCGGTCTTGTTATGAATATGACTCCCTATAAGATCGCATTGGGCACGGTCCTTGTCAATCTCATTCCGGTCATTATCATTGCCGGGCTGATTTGTATCGGTCTTTGGGTGATCCCTGACACCATGATCCGCGGATTCAATAAATTTGGAACAGCTGTTACCATACTTATCACGATATTCACAGCCATCGCTGTATTTGAATACCTGACGGGGATCCGTTTCCCTCTGTTCGATATTATGGTAGATCCGGAAAAGAACGATGGAGTTGTTCCTCTTGAATCAGGTCTCCTCATATGCGGACAAATCGCCATCGTCCTGATCGGAGCTTTCCCGATGGTCAAGTGGATAACGAGGACCTTTGGCAAAGCGCTTGAGAAGGTCGGAAGCGCGCTGGGAATGAATGAAGTTGCATCTGCCGGAATGGTTGCCAATCTTGCAAACAACATCGCAATGTTCAACATAATGGATCAGATGGATCCGAAAGGCAAACTGCTGAATGTTGCGTTTGCTGTCTCGGCAGCTTTTGTCTTTGGTGACCACCTTGGCTTTACCGCAGGCGTCAACAAGGAAATGATCTTCCCTGTCATCGTTGGCAAACTTGTTGCCGGCGTTACTGCTCTCATCCTTGCAAATATTCTGTCGCCCAAACTTCTGTCTAAGATAAAGACCGGTGACAAAGCGTAA
- a CDS encoding acetaldehyde dehydrogenase (acetylating), translated as MQLYDKDLLSVQEVRQLVSAAKAAQQELLGKSQEYVDRIVKSIADAGVRNSERLGKMACEETGFGVPADKAIKNVFASRGVYEYIKNMKTIGEIERNEELGVTTLAVPMGVIAGLIPSTNPTSTALYKAEISIKSGNAIVFSPHPSAQRCILETVKVIRQAIAETGANENLVGCITIPTLQATEVLMRHHDTAMILATGGAAMVRAAYSSGTPAIGVGPGNGPAYIERTADLKAAVKRILDSKTFDNGTICSSEQSVICDDDMVETVRSEMTSQGAYFLNDEEREKLGGFILRCDGSMNPQIVGRDVSVIADLAEINVPQGTRVLVAKETGVGRGHPFSNEKLAPILAFFSAANYEKVCAMCCEILHYEGAGHTFSIHTQNGEMIKYFAERVPASRIVVNTLSALGGIGASTGLMPSLTLGCGAEGGSATSDNVGPMNLLNKRFIAAGKLEIEAIRDSARRSIDGSCSLDVSDIDVSAIVKKILEKVNAA; from the coding sequence ATGCAGTTGTATGACAAAGACCTTCTGTCGGTTCAGGAGGTACGCCAGCTCGTAAGTGCTGCGAAGGCAGCGCAGCAGGAGCTTTTAGGCAAGAGTCAGGAATATGTTGACAGGATCGTTAAGTCTATTGCAGATGCCGGAGTCCGTAATTCTGAACGATTAGGCAAAATGGCCTGTGAAGAGACCGGTTTCGGAGTTCCTGCCGACAAGGCGATCAAGAATGTATTCGCCAGCCGTGGTGTTTATGAGTACATCAAAAACATGAAGACTATCGGTGAGATAGAAAGAAATGAAGAACTGGGTGTAACGACTCTGGCTGTTCCAATGGGGGTCATCGCCGGACTTATCCCTTCAACAAATCCGACTTCGACCGCACTTTACAAGGCAGAGATCTCTATAAAATCAGGGAATGCAATAGTTTTTTCCCCGCACCCGTCGGCGCAGCGCTGCATACTTGAAACAGTCAAGGTCATACGTCAGGCGATCGCGGAAACAGGGGCTAATGAGAACCTTGTCGGATGCATAACCATCCCTACTTTGCAGGCGACAGAGGTACTCATGCGCCACCACGATACTGCCATGATCCTTGCGACAGGAGGAGCAGCAATGGTCAGAGCCGCCTATTCTTCAGGAACTCCGGCGATCGGCGTAGGTCCGGGCAACGGACCGGCTTACATTGAACGGACAGCGGATTTAAAAGCTGCCGTGAAACGCATTCTTGATTCGAAGACGTTCGACAACGGTACTATATGTTCTTCAGAACAGTCTGTGATATGCGATGACGACATGGTGGAAACCGTCCGGTCCGAGATGACCAGTCAGGGAGCTTACTTCCTTAACGACGAAGAGAGAGAAAAACTTGGCGGGTTTATCCTTCGGTGCGACGGCAGCATGAATCCCCAGATCGTAGGACGGGACGTATCTGTTATTGCAGATCTAGCAGAGATAAACGTCCCGCAAGGGACTAGAGTCCTGGTGGCAAAAGAGACAGGAGTAGGACGCGGGCATCCTTTCTCAAACGAAAAGCTTGCGCCCATACTTGCTTTCTTCAGTGCTGCCAACTATGAAAAAGTCTGTGCTATGTGCTGTGAGATACTCCACTACGAAGGCGCAGGACATACTTTTTCCATCCATACGCAAAATGGAGAAATGATCAAATATTTTGCTGAACGCGTACCCGCATCACGTATTGTAGTAAATACCCTGAGCGCTTTGGGAGGGATCGGAGCGTCTACAGGCCTGATGCCCTCTCTGACGCTTGGATGCGGCGCAGAAGGCGGAAGTGCGACCTCAGATAATGTAGGTCCTATGAACCTTCTAAACAAACGTTTTATTGCGGCAGGAAAACTTGAGATCGAAGCGATCAGGGATTCTGCCAGGAGATCCATAGACGGCAGCTGCTCATTGGATGTTTCCGACATTGATGTGAGCGCCATAGTTAAAAAGATTCTTGAAAAAGTCAATGCTGCATAA
- a CDS encoding 4Fe-4S dicluster domain-containing protein, which produces MDFIETVKAAGVVGAGGAGFPTHIKLDSQVEYLIINAAECEPLSEADKYLCRNEAEGIIHAIINTAEHLGAHKKIIALKGQYEAETEALSSAVLTAGTDVEIVRMPTFYPAGDEQIMVHYVTGRVVPERGLPLDVCTVVDNVGTMLNIHNALEGIPVMEKILSVTGEIKAPVILKVPVGTFVADCIREAAPLVQDYAVIVGGPMMGKIIDDPLAISRAVVTKTTGNIIVLPRDHYLVRRSGLSLERIKHQSRSACIQCRMCTDLCPRYLLGHEIRPHLVMRNLWRESLIIDKDEYVRCFGDSLNCCDCGVCDLYSCPMGLSPRKVNDYFKQQISLKGYKKGRNLAPVALKAIDHSRIPTGRLAARIGISSWYGQHAADSCIEFVPEKIFVPFQQHLGKPAIVQVAAGDKVEKGQLIASAQQGVSANIHCGVCGVVREVTDDGVHIDLIKWGDSR; this is translated from the coding sequence ATGGACTTTATTGAGACCGTAAAAGCTGCGGGTGTTGTCGGTGCAGGAGGCGCAGGTTTTCCTACCCATATAAAGCTGGATTCACAGGTAGAGTATCTCATCATCAACGCAGCAGAATGCGAGCCGCTGTCAGAGGCAGACAAGTATCTGTGTCGCAATGAGGCCGAGGGGATTATCCATGCGATAATAAATACTGCAGAACACCTGGGTGCGCATAAAAAAATAATAGCACTTAAGGGGCAGTATGAGGCCGAGACAGAAGCTCTGTCTTCAGCTGTACTGACGGCCGGAACTGATGTGGAGATAGTGCGGATGCCTACCTTCTATCCTGCAGGGGATGAACAGATAATGGTGCACTACGTGACTGGGAGGGTCGTACCAGAGCGCGGTTTGCCGCTTGATGTCTGTACGGTTGTTGACAACGTAGGGACGATGCTGAATATCCATAATGCTCTTGAAGGTATCCCTGTGATGGAGAAAATACTCTCTGTTACAGGAGAGATCAAGGCGCCGGTCATACTCAAAGTCCCTGTAGGCACGTTTGTTGCAGACTGCATCCGTGAGGCTGCGCCACTGGTTCAGGACTATGCTGTCATAGTCGGCGGCCCCATGATGGGCAAAATCATTGACGATCCCCTAGCGATTTCAAGGGCCGTAGTGACGAAAACTACCGGGAACATCATCGTACTGCCGCGAGATCATTATCTTGTCAGGCGCTCCGGACTGTCGCTTGAAAGGATCAAGCATCAGAGCAGGAGCGCCTGTATCCAGTGCCGCATGTGTACCGACCTGTGTCCGCGCTATCTTTTGGGACATGAAATAAGACCGCATCTCGTTATGCGCAACCTGTGGCGTGAATCTTTGATAATTGACAAAGATGAATATGTTCGCTGTTTCGGAGATTCGCTTAACTGCTGTGACTGCGGTGTTTGTGACTTGTACTCATGTCCGATGGGACTTTCACCAAGGAAAGTCAATGACTATTTTAAACAACAAATAAGCTTGAAAGGCTATAAAAAAGGGCGTAATTTGGCCCCTGTGGCACTGAAAGCCATTGATCACAGCCGTATACCTACCGGACGCCTGGCGGCACGTATCGGCATTTCTTCATGGTATGGGCAGCATGCGGCTGACAGTTGTATTGAATTTGTGCCCGAAAAAATATTTGTCCCCTTTCAGCAACACCTCGGTAAACCCGCAATAGTTCAAGTTGCAGCCGGCGACAAAGTGGAAAAAGGTCAGCTCATAGCTTCGGCACAGCAGGGCGTATCAGCCAACATCCACTGCGGAGTATGCGGGGTCGTCCGCGAGGTTACCGATGACGGCGTGCATATTGATTTGATCAAGTGGGGTGACAGCAGATGA
- a CDS encoding EutN/CcmL family microcompartment protein gives MKIAKVIGNIWATRKEERLSGFKLLILQPINIIDGSVDEVPIVATDMIGAGIGETIIYVSGSSARSATGNMSNPIDASVIAIVEGSEIETECL, from the coding sequence ATGAAGATAGCAAAAGTAATAGGCAATATCTGGGCGACGCGAAAGGAGGAGAGGCTTTCCGGTTTTAAGCTGCTCATACTGCAGCCGATCAACATAATTGACGGCTCTGTTGATGAAGTGCCCATAGTTGCAACAGATATGATCGGTGCAGGAATAGGGGAGACCATTATTTACGTGAGTGGCAGCTCGGCAAGAAGCGCGACTGGGAATATGTCAAATCCGATAGATGCTTCTGTCATAGCGATCGTAGAAGGCAGCGAGATAGAGACGGAATGTCTCTGA
- a CDS encoding ethanolamine utilization protein EutQ, with product MNVSEDIIRKIVTEVVKEALGIPKEDFVKVRDQSGVMMIKTDTVKCEPFETEGVSLKDITTLEEAPRIGAGIMELDHSSLEWTLRYDEYDLVLEGTLEINIDGRLISGGPGDIIYIPKDSHIHFRTPCKARFAYFVYPANWSQQ from the coding sequence ATGAACGTGAGCGAAGACATTATACGCAAAATAGTTACTGAAGTCGTAAAAGAGGCTTTGGGCATCCCAAAAGAAGACTTCGTCAAAGTGCGCGATCAAAGCGGAGTAATGATGATCAAAACAGACACTGTCAAATGTGAACCTTTTGAAACTGAAGGTGTCTCGCTTAAAGATATAACTACACTTGAGGAGGCTCCCAGGATCGGTGCCGGCATAATGGAACTCGACCATTCCAGCCTTGAATGGACTCTCAGATATGACGAATATGACCTTGTGCTGGAAGGCACTCTGGAGATCAATATCGATGGCCGCCTGATATCCGGGGGACCGGGAGACATCATCTACATACCGAAGGATTCCCATATCCACTTCCGGACTCCCTGTAAGGCGAGGTTCGCTTACTTCGTCTATCCCGCAAACTGGTCACAGCAATGA